GAACGGCAGCGCCTGGGCCAGCCCATCCGCGTGGGCATGGTGGGCGCGGGCTTTATGGCTAAGGGCGTGGCCCGGCAGATTTGCCGCTACGTGCCCGGCATGGAGCTGGTGGCCATTGCCAACCGCACCCTCGACAAAGCCCGGCAGTGCTACGAGGAAGCCGGCACCCTGGCCCCGCGAGAGGTAGCCTCGGTGAGTCAGCTCGAAGCCTGCATTGCCCAGGGCCTGCCCGCCATTACCGACGACGCGCTGCTGCTGAGCCGGGCCGAGGGCATCGACGCCATCATCGAGGTGACCGGGGCCGTGGAGCACGGCGCCCGGGTGGTGCTGGAGGCCATTCGGCACGGCAAGCATATCGTGCTGCTCAACGCCGAGCTGGACGGCACCGTGGGCCCGATTCTGAAAGTGTATGCCGACCGGGCCGGGGTAATCTATACCGTGGCCGACGGCGACCAGCCCGGCGTGACGCTCAATCTGGCCCGCTTCGTAAAGGGCATTGGAGTGAAGCCGGTGCTGTGCGGCAACATCAAGGGCCTGCACGACCCGTACCGCAACCCGACCACCCAGGAGGGCTTTGCCCGGCAGTGGGGCCAGAACCCGAGCATGGTTACCAGCTTCGCCGACGGCAGCAAAATTAGCTTCGAGCAGGCTGTCATTGCCAACGCCCTGGGCATGCAGGTGGCGCAGCGCGGCATGCTGGGCCCGACTGTGGCGCCCGGCACGCCCATCAGCAAGGCCGCCGAGTGGTACCCGCAGGAGCTGCTGCTCAGCGGCGGCCCCGGCATCGTGGACTACGTGGTGGGCGCCGAGCCTGGCCCCGGCGTCTTCGTGCTGGGCACCATCGATGACCCGGTGCAGCAGCACTATCTGAAGCTCTATAAGCTCGGGCCCGGGCCGCTGTACTGCTTCTACACGCCTTATCACCTCTGCCATTTCGAAACGCCGACTACCGTGGCCCGCGCCGTGCTCTTTGGCGACGCGGCCCTGGCCCCGGCTGGCGTTATGCAGGTCGAGGTGGTAACGGCGGCCAAGATTCCGTTGTTTGCCGGCCAGACCCTGGACGGCATCGGGCACTACCACACCTACGGCCTGGCCGAAAACGCCTCGGTAGCCGACCAGGAGCGGCTTTTGCCCATCGGCGTGGCCGAGGGCTGCATCCTGCGCCACGACGTGCCCAAAGACCAGGTGCTGACCTACGACGACGTGCTGCTGCCCGAAGGCCGCCTCATCGACCAGTTGCGCCAGGAGCAGGCCGCGTATTTCGGCCAGGCCCAACCGGCCAAAGTAGCAGCTCCGACGGAGGCCGCGGCAGTGGCCGGGGAATAAGCATAAGACAAGGCCGGCAACGGTATTTCAGTGGTAAAAAGCAGCGCCGTCCGGGAAGGGTGGTGCTGCTTTTTTGTGGGCAAAATCTTGGCCGGAGTGTGATGGAAGGGAAGTGGGCCGAACCAAAAAAGCCCAGACTCAGCAGCAAACTGCTGCTGAGTCTGGGCTTTTAAGATTGGTAAGCGGTGTTACCTTACACGACTACCGCAGCAGGTTCGGGCCGGGCAGAAAGTTGGGTAGGTGTGGTCGGGCCGGAAGCTGGCTGCCAGCCGCGCCGCGCCCGGGCCTGGATAATCTTCCGGCTTTCCACTGCCTCCCGCCAATGCTGCCATATATACCGATACGCCGGCAAGGAGCTGCGCTCAAACAGTACCGAGTAAGCCATAATGGCCAGCTGCCGCGGAATGGCCTGTAGCAGCAGCCGCGGGGCCTGCGCAGGGGTCGTGTTTTTGATGAGCAGCAGCCACTGGTTTTTCACCGCGTCGGTTTTGATGGCGCTGGCCAGGCGGTTGCGCAGGCGTAAGTTGGCGGGCAAAAACTGTCGGGGGTGCAACGCGCGGCAGGAAGGCTCAAACCAGGTCCGCCAGCCGTAGAGCCGCCCGCGCCAGGCCACATCCCAGTCCTCTTTGTGGGCAAAAAAGCGCGGGTCGAAAAAGTGACCTTCTATCCGCAAATCATTAATAAAGCGGCGACGGAACAGCGGCAGCGCGCCATCGGCCCCGTCCACGTAGCCGGGCTCCAGCGCGGCCTCACTGACGCGCTGCCGGTGCAGGCGTAGTCTGTAGCGCCCATCAGGTAGGGCCGTCATACCGGCGCTGTCGATGTAGGGGTCGGCTTCCTGACTTTGCACCAGCAGTCCACACACCGTCCCGATTTGCTCGTCGCGCTGCATGGCTGCCACAGCCTTTGCCAGGTAGTCGGGCTGCATTTCTACGTCGGGGTTTACCAGCAGCACGTAGTCCGACTGGGTGCGGTCCAGGG
Above is a genomic segment from Hymenobacter cellulosivorans containing:
- a CDS encoding glycosyltransferase family 2 protein: MPSVLLSLVTWNSADSVEACLRSALAQTYSDFEFWVVDNASADDTCARVEALSAADKRLKLHRLPQNTGFCGGHNYALDRTQSDYVLLVNPDVEMQPDYLAKAVAAMQRDEQIGTVCGLLVQSQEADPYIDSAGMTALPDGRYRLRLHRQRVSEAALEPGYVDGADGALPLFRRRFINDLRIEGHFFDPRFFAHKEDWDVAWRGRLYGWRTWFEPSCRALHPRQFLPANLRLRNRLASAIKTDAVKNQWLLLIKNTTPAQAPRLLLQAIPRQLAIMAYSVLFERSSLPAYRYIWQHWREAVESRKIIQARARRGWQPASGPTTPTQLSARPEPAAVVV
- a CDS encoding NAD(P)H-dependent oxidoreductase, which codes for MILVDKALAERQRLGQPIRVGMVGAGFMAKGVARQICRYVPGMELVAIANRTLDKARQCYEEAGTLAPREVASVSQLEACIAQGLPAITDDALLLSRAEGIDAIIEVTGAVEHGARVVLEAIRHGKHIVLLNAELDGTVGPILKVYADRAGVIYTVADGDQPGVTLNLARFVKGIGVKPVLCGNIKGLHDPYRNPTTQEGFARQWGQNPSMVTSFADGSKISFEQAVIANALGMQVAQRGMLGPTVAPGTPISKAAEWYPQELLLSGGPGIVDYVVGAEPGPGVFVLGTIDDPVQQHYLKLYKLGPGPLYCFYTPYHLCHFETPTTVARAVLFGDAALAPAGVMQVEVVTAAKIPLFAGQTLDGIGHYHTYGLAENASVADQERLLPIGVAEGCILRHDVPKDQVLTYDDVLLPEGRLIDQLRQEQAAYFGQAQPAKVAAPTEAAAVAGE